The Patescibacteria group bacterium genome has a segment encoding these proteins:
- a CDS encoding N-acetylmuramoyl-L-alanine amidase encodes MKNKKRHNLGSRHMIRRLIGIVFVFTIIGWIVAATAQAEPTPQVTADTYTQDSLSGQRHSSPAVFEFTSDPIQAESLIEAVGFTWSEPADISFDIQYLTDGQWSGWTTITASTDIQPKDASRHATDLFFLIPSKTFRYRTHSVAEPSDIKITVLSEGHTRAVTGFFHNLLTRLIPKATASVSIVNRTAWGADESISTWQPEYAAPKKFIVHHTVTSDGGTDPAATIRAIQYYHAVTLGWGDIGYNYLIDSSGLVYEGRKGGDAVIGAHAARDATCNQSRFGGGNVEINFNPGTIGIALLGNYETNQPTQAAIDALSNLIAEKGALDGIQPAGASDFLGMSALPNVVGHGDIDCTLCPGQNLNTLLPQIRTASQTLYDSGTIQLTQNARLDLISESSFDLERGTTKTIRAIISNIGNVPWHNFDQALLAIRPVKSPAIMASSNWPAASIAGQLTAATVTPGDNVAVDFTVTAPSDRLTADEEYLVAIGDQLFNGTKFNIHIDVTGLDRAASLKQKTVPVATLVKSRPKMVLQYTNLGKITWTPKNTYLKILDLNNRPSRYSDRSWPDSAGKIKLKEASIATGQVGTFEFYETSPAYSGLYKQVFSLYTDNQLVINSATELISRVDPIYKAELVSANVPLATRVGWRPTVTVKVKNTGSATWDSSMRLKIYDLNGRASPFRDTSWNTSAGDIKMKETTVRPGATATFTFRLNPARSGLYRTELQLTTSASPEIVPDSNFVRILRVDPK; translated from the coding sequence ATGAAAAATAAAAAGCGCCACAATCTGGGTTCACGGCATATGATCCGTCGGCTGATCGGAATCGTTTTTGTATTCACCATCATCGGCTGGATCGTAGCCGCGACGGCTCAAGCCGAACCAACACCCCAAGTAACTGCGGACACCTACACGCAAGATTCGCTTTCCGGCCAGCGTCACAGCTCACCGGCTGTGTTCGAATTCACTTCCGATCCCATTCAAGCCGAATCGTTAATCGAAGCCGTCGGATTCACCTGGAGCGAACCAGCTGATATTTCATTTGATATTCAATATCTCACCGATGGTCAATGGAGTGGCTGGACCACCATCACCGCCTCGACCGATATTCAGCCCAAAGACGCGAGCCGGCACGCCACCGATCTGTTTTTCTTAATACCATCAAAAACTTTTCGCTATCGTACCCACTCGGTTGCAGAACCAAGCGACATTAAAATTACCGTTTTGTCAGAGGGACATACCCGCGCAGTAACCGGGTTCTTCCATAATCTCTTGACGCGCCTGATTCCAAAAGCCACCGCCAGTGTCTCAATCGTCAACCGAACCGCCTGGGGTGCCGATGAATCGATCTCAACCTGGCAGCCGGAATACGCCGCTCCTAAAAAATTCATCGTTCACCATACCGTGACCAGCGATGGCGGCACTGACCCGGCCGCCACAATTCGGGCTATCCAGTACTATCACGCGGTGACATTGGGATGGGGTGATATCGGTTATAATTATTTAATTGATTCATCCGGCTTGGTATATGAAGGACGCAAAGGCGGCGACGCGGTGATTGGCGCCCACGCGGCGCGCGATGCGACCTGCAATCAGTCACGTTTCGGCGGCGGAAATGTTGAAATCAACTTTAATCCCGGTACTATTGGCATTGCCCTGTTGGGTAACTATGAGACGAATCAACCGACCCAAGCGGCAATCGACGCCTTATCAAACTTGATTGCTGAAAAAGGCGCTCTTGACGGTATCCAGCCGGCCGGCGCCTCAGACTTCCTAGGTATGTCGGCCCTGCCAAACGTCGTCGGCCATGGTGATATTGATTGTACGTTGTGTCCCGGCCAGAACCTGAATACATTACTGCCTCAAATACGCACCGCCAGCCAAACGCTGTACGATAGCGGAACGATTCAGCTCACCCAAAATGCCCGGCTGGATTTAATCAGCGAATCATCATTTGATCTGGAGCGCGGCACCACGAAAACTATCCGGGCTATCATTTCAAATATTGGTAATGTGCCGTGGCACAATTTTGACCAGGCATTGCTGGCCATCAGGCCAGTTAAATCCCCGGCGATCATGGCGTCATCCAACTGGCCAGCTGCTAGCATCGCCGGGCAGTTAACTGCCGCAACTGTTACCCCGGGCGACAACGTGGCCGTTGACTTTACAGTAACGGCACCGAGCGATCGACTGACCGCCGATGAAGAATACTTGGTCGCGATTGGCGATCAGTTGTTCAACGGCACTAAATTTAATATACACATAGATGTTACCGGCTTAGATCGTGCGGCAAGCTTGAAACAAAAAACTGTCCCAGTAGCTACGCTGGTTAAATCGCGTCCCAAGATGGTCTTGCAATATACCAATCTAGGCAAGATAACCTGGACGCCGAAAAACACCTATTTAAAAATACTCGATCTCAACAACCGGCCCAGTCGCTACAGCGACCGCAGCTGGCCCGATTCGGCTGGTAAAATAAAACTTAAGGAAGCCAGCATCGCCACCGGGCAGGTGGGTACGTTTGAATTTTATGAAACCAGCCCGGCCTACAGCGGACTGTACAAGCAGGTCTTCAGTCTCTATACCGATAATCAGCTGGTGATAAATTCTGCTACCGAACTGATCAGTCGGGTCGATCCCATTTACAAAGCCGAGTTGGTCAGCGCTAATGTCCCATTAGCGACGCGGGTCGGTTGGCGCCCCACCGTCACGGTGAAAGTAAAAAATACCGGTTCGGCCACCTGGGATAGTTCGATGCGCTTGAAGATATATGATCTCAATGGTCGCGCCAGTCCATTCCGCGATACCAGCTGGAACACTTCCGCGGGTGATATCAAGATGAAAGAGACCACCGTTCGCCCGGGTGCTACCGCAACTTTTACCTTTCGCTTGAACCCGGCTCGATCTGGTCTTTACCGGACGGAACTTCAACTGACTACCTCCGCTTCACCCGAAATCGTACCGGACAGTAACTTCGTCCGGATACTGCGCGTTGATCCTAAGTAG
- a CDS encoding carbon storage regulator yields MCCQLAHLGTPQITTNEDSAIRQEDVAMLVMKRTYGDVVRIGPATITVVSVKGRVVEIGVEAPWWMPILRGELPWNYLLQLKNAVIRLWVQFWRRQAIGPPRPGS; encoded by the coding sequence ATGTGCTGCCAATTAGCGCACCTTGGGACACCTCAGATCACAACAAACGAAGATAGCGCCATCAGGCAGGAGGATGTGGCCATGCTCGTGATGAAACGTACCTATGGTGACGTGGTCCGAATCGGACCCGCTACAATCACCGTAGTCTCTGTCAAGGGGAGAGTGGTCGAGATTGGTGTCGAAGCACCGTGGTGGATGCCGATTCTGAGGGGGGAGCTACCTTGGAATTACCTGCTCCAGCTCAAGAATGCGGTTATCCGTTTGTGGGTTCAGTTCTGGCGGCGTCAGGCGATCGGACCGCCCCGACCCGGCTCCTAG
- a CDS encoding MBL fold metallo-hydrolase, with translation MYLTWLGLNSFKIQTSDCTLFTDPYGIVSGLKFPRSQADVVTVSQPENPLANNLDGVSGTPYRIVSPGEYEVKKIFIRGIADAGVTLFYFEVENVSIAHIAALKHPLTSEQLETFEDVDVLLVPAGNPKAVEVDQAVKLISQIEPRLVVPMFYKIPGLKSPAEPLQPFLKAMGGQTPESLPKLKLIKRDLPQSETKVVVLTP, from the coding sequence ATGTATCTTACCTGGCTGGGCTTAAATTCCTTCAAAATTCAAACGTCCGATTGCACACTTTTCACGGACCCTTATGGAATTGTTTCCGGACTGAAATTCCCCCGTTCCCAGGCTGATGTTGTGACCGTTTCCCAACCCGAAAATCCACTAGCTAATAACCTTGACGGCGTCAGCGGCACACCCTACCGGATTGTCAGTCCAGGAGAATATGAGGTAAAAAAAATCTTTATCCGCGGCATCGCCGATGCTGGTGTCACGTTGTTCTATTTTGAAGTCGAAAACGTCAGCATCGCCCATATTGCGGCTCTCAAGCACCCGCTGACCAGCGAACAGCTGGAAACTTTTGAAGATGTCGATGTGCTGCTGGTGCCAGCCGGGAATCCGAAGGCTGTCGAAGTGGACCAAGCCGTCAAATTGATTAGTCAAATTGAACCCAGGTTGGTTGTGCCAATGTTTTATAAAATACCGGGCTTGAAATCGCCGGCCGAACCGTTGCAGCCTTTTCTCAAAGCCATGGGCGGACAGACGCCGGAGTCGCTCCCCAAGCTTAAACTGATCAAACGCGACCTGCCCCAGTCTGAAACCAAGGTGGTTGTTTTGACCCCGTAA
- the gyrA gene encoding DNA gyrase subunit A — protein MTENPIGTISPRQITDEMQESYLDYAMSVIVSRALPDVRDGLKPVHRRILYAMWTIGLRAGAKFRKSANVVGEVLGKYHPHGDMAVYDSMVRMAQDFSLRYPLIEGQGNFGSIDGDSAAAHRYTEARLDRISDEMLGSIEKNTVNFLPNYDGSQQEPQVLPSRLPNLLLNGTMGIAVGMATSIPPHHLGEIIEGTVHLIDHPNASVEDLMQFIKGPDFPTGGQIFDINEISQAYATGKGRIVMRGKCEIIEADSGRFQIIVNEIPYQVNKAHLIEHIAQLVNDKKIDGIRDLRDESDKDGIRVVIDLKKDAYPKKVLNRLYSLTELQTAFHVNMLALIDGLQPRVLTLKMVLEEYIKHQQEVTRRQAQYDLDRAKERAHVLEGLKIALSHLDAVIATIKKSKDKDEAKVNLMKRFKLTEIQSVAILEMKLQQLANLEQQKILDELKEKLAIIKDLQALLASPKRILSVIKADLARIKEKYGDARRTQVFPNAVDKFTQEDLIPNTPTIVMTTHDGYIKRVEPESFRTQGRGGKGVIGLTTKEQDFVEHFFSTTTHTDLLFFTTKGRVFQLKTYDIPPASRTAKGQAIVNFLQLPSEEKVSVILPISELKEYKFLTMVTRDGVIKKVDITDFAKVRRSGLIAIKLRADDILQWVKPTTGHDNLILVSEQGQSIHFREKDIRAMGRNASGVRGIRLKKNDRVSGMDVISEGKPGPNEQILVVMANGFGKRTGIKNYKVQGRGGSGIKTAKITPKTGQICAAFIVNAKLEQNDIIIMSERGQVIRLPLKSVSVLGRATQGVRLMRFSESADKVASVTII, from the coding sequence ATGACTGAAAATCCCATCGGCACAATTTCACCCCGCCAGATAACGGACGAAATGCAGGAGTCGTATCTCGACTATGCCATGTCCGTGATAGTTTCGCGCGCCTTGCCGGACGTGCGTGACGGTTTGAAACCGGTCCATCGACGAATCCTCTACGCCATGTGGACGATCGGCTTACGGGCCGGCGCCAAGTTCCGCAAATCGGCCAATGTGGTCGGTGAGGTGCTGGGCAAATATCACCCGCACGGGGATATGGCCGTCTACGATTCCATGGTCCGCATGGCCCAGGATTTTTCTCTGCGCTACCCGCTGATCGAGGGCCAGGGCAACTTCGGTTCGATCGACGGTGACAGCGCGGCCGCCCATCGTTATACCGAGGCCCGGCTTGATCGCATTTCGGACGAGATGCTGGGCAGTATTGAAAAGAACACCGTCAACTTCCTGCCCAACTATGACGGCTCGCAACAAGAGCCCCAGGTGTTGCCATCACGGCTGCCCAATCTGCTGCTCAATGGCACGATGGGCATTGCCGTCGGCATGGCCACCAGCATTCCGCCGCACCATCTCGGCGAAATCATCGAAGGGACCGTTCACCTAATCGACCACCCCAACGCGTCGGTCGAAGACCTGATGCAGTTTATCAAGGGGCCGGACTTTCCGACCGGCGGTCAAATATTTGATATCAATGAAATTTCCCAGGCCTACGCCACCGGCAAGGGCCGGATTGTGATGCGCGGCAAGTGTGAAATTATCGAAGCCGATTCCGGACGTTTTCAGATTATTGTCAATGAAATACCGTACCAGGTAAACAAGGCCCATCTTATCGAACATATCGCCCAGCTGGTCAATGATAAAAAGATCGATGGCATTAGAGACCTGCGCGACGAGTCGGACAAAGATGGCATCCGGGTGGTGATCGATTTGAAAAAAGACGCCTATCCCAAGAAAGTTCTCAACCGCCTGTATAGCCTGACCGAGCTGCAAACCGCTTTTCACGTCAACATGCTGGCGTTAATTGATGGCTTGCAGCCGCGCGTGCTCACGCTCAAGATGGTGCTCGAAGAATACATCAAGCACCAGCAGGAAGTGACCCGGCGCCAGGCTCAATACGATCTGGATCGAGCCAAAGAGCGGGCCCATGTGTTGGAAGGTCTAAAAATCGCCTTGAGCCATCTGGATGCGGTAATCGCGACGATCAAGAAGTCGAAAGACAAAGATGAAGCGAAAGTAAACCTAATGAAGCGGTTCAAGCTGACCGAGATCCAGAGCGTCGCCATTCTGGAAATGAAGCTGCAGCAGCTGGCCAACCTGGAACAGCAAAAGATCCTGGACGAATTAAAAGAAAAGCTGGCCATCATCAAAGATTTGCAGGCATTACTAGCTTCTCCTAAACGGATTCTAAGCGTTATCAAAGCCGACTTGGCGCGTATCAAAGAGAAATACGGCGATGCCCGGCGTACTCAGGTCTTCCCCAACGCCGTCGATAAATTTACTCAGGAAGACCTGATACCAAACACACCGACTATCGTCATGACAACCCATGACGGATATATCAAGCGGGTGGAGCCGGAGTCTTTCCGCACCCAGGGCCGCGGCGGCAAAGGTGTTATCGGCCTAACCACCAAAGAACAAGACTTCGTGGAACACTTCTTCAGCACCACCACTCATACCGACCTGCTGTTCTTTACTACTAAGGGCCGTGTCTTCCAGCTTAAGACTTATGATATTCCGCCGGCCAGCCGTACCGCCAAGGGCCAGGCGATAGTAAACTTCCTGCAGCTGCCGAGCGAGGAAAAAGTTTCAGTAATTCTGCCGATATCGGAATTGAAGGAATACAAATTCCTGACTATGGTCACCCGCGATGGCGTGATCAAGAAGGTCGACATTACTGACTTTGCCAAGGTGCGGCGTTCTGGTTTGATCGCCATCAAGCTGCGAGCCGATGACATCCTGCAATGGGTCAAACCCACTACCGGACATGACAATCTGATTCTGGTCAGCGAACAGGGCCAGTCGATTCACTTCCGGGAAAAAGATATTCGAGCTATGGGTCGCAATGCTTCCGGTGTACGCGGCATCCGGTTAAAGAAGAATGACCGAGTCTCCGGAATGGACGTAATCTCCGAAGGCAAACCGGGACCGAACGAGCAAATCCTGGTAGTGATGGCTAATGGCTTTGGCAAGCGCACCGGTATCAAGAACTACAAAGTCCAGGGTCGGGGCGGCAGCGGTATCAAAACCGCCAAAATCACGCCCAAGACCGGCCAGATTTGCGCTGCCTTCATCGTCAATGCCAAACTGGAACAAAACGATATTATCATTATGTCCGAGCGTGGACAAGTAATCCGCCTGCCGCTCAAATCGGTCTCCGTGCTCGGCCGCGCCACTCAAGGCGTCCGTCTGATGCGATTCTCCGAGTCAGCGGATAAGGTGGCGTCGGTGACAATCATATAA
- the rpmF gene encoding 50S ribosomal protein L32, giving the protein MGLPGKKLPKSAKGPRLARLKQIAANLTSCPKCKKPIRPHQSCRFCGYYKGREVVAVKFKAGKSKAKAETKNAKS; this is encoded by the coding sequence ATGGGATTACCTGGGAAAAAACTACCGAAGTCCGCAAAAGGTCCGAGACTGGCGCGCTTGAAACAAATCGCAGCCAATCTGACGTCCTGCCCAAAATGCAAGAAACCGATTCGGCCGCATCAGTCCTGCCGTTTCTGCGGTTATTATAAAGGGCGCGAAGTTGTTGCCGTGAAATTCAAAGCCGGCAAATCGAAAGCCAAAGCGGAAACAAAGAACGCTAAATCATAA
- the nusB gene encoding transcription antitermination factor NusB: MSNRHLGRTIAMQTLYEWDFNGQKQSDLTQAARSNVEKFAPGFDDSEFTVQLITGIQKHLDGINGIIVKYAPEWPLPQITVVDRNILRIGVFELLYSPDIPPKVAINEAIELAKTFGGESSGKFVNGVLGAIFKDLEAKKITPQVPKSAVSR; encoded by the coding sequence ATGTCGAACCGACACCTTGGTCGAACCATTGCGATGCAGACACTGTACGAATGGGACTTCAACGGCCAAAAACAGTCCGATTTAACGCAGGCGGCGCGGTCGAACGTGGAAAAGTTCGCGCCCGGTTTTGATGACAGCGAGTTTACCGTTCAATTGATCACCGGCATTCAGAAGCACTTAGATGGCATCAACGGCATCATCGTCAAATACGCGCCCGAATGGCCGCTGCCGCAAATCACCGTGGTAGATCGGAATATACTCCGGATCGGAGTTTTTGAATTACTATACTCGCCCGACATTCCGCCCAAAGTGGCGATCAATGAGGCGATTGAGTTAGCTAAGACTTTTGGTGGCGAATCATCGGGCAAGTTCGTTAATGGCGTACTGGGCGCTATCTTCAAGGATCTCGAAGCCAAGAAAATCACCCCCCAAGTTCCAAAATCAGCAGTTTCAAGATAG
- the rnc gene encoding ribonuclease III, whose product MKDLARLEERLGVKFKNQDLLTQSLVHRSYLNEHPEFRLGHNERLEFLGDAVLELAVTRYLYEQYPAQTEGELTNWRASLVNSDKLAECAEELNINDFLYLSRGESKDSQSKARRYILANAYEAIIGAIYLDQGFEGAESFLHRELLPKLANILANQLYLDPKSRFQERSQEVVGVTPRYQVIAESGPDHDKRFEVGVFLNDERVATGIGASKQEAEEAAARKGLEVKSWL is encoded by the coding sequence ATGAAAGATCTTGCCCGACTCGAAGAACGTTTAGGCGTCAAGTTTAAGAATCAGGATTTACTCACTCAGAGCCTGGTGCATCGTTCCTATCTCAATGAACATCCGGAATTCCGGCTCGGTCACAATGAGCGCTTGGAATTTTTAGGTGACGCAGTGCTCGAATTGGCTGTAACGCGCTATCTTTATGAGCAGTACCCGGCCCAAACCGAGGGCGAACTGACCAATTGGCGCGCCAGCTTGGTGAATAGCGATAAACTAGCCGAGTGCGCCGAAGAGCTGAATATCAACGATTTTCTTTATTTAAGCCGAGGCGAATCAAAAGACTCACAATCCAAGGCGCGCCGCTACATTCTCGCCAATGCCTACGAAGCTATCATTGGCGCGATCTATCTGGATCAGGGCTTTGAGGGCGCCGAAAGTTTCTTGCATCGCGAGCTGCTGCCCAAGCTGGCCAACATCCTGGCCAATCAACTTTACTTGGATCCGAAAAGCCGGTTTCAGGAACGCAGCCAGGAAGTGGTTGGCGTCACGCCCCGTTACCAGGTAATTGCCGAGTCGGGCCCTGATCATGACAAGAGATTCGAAGTGGGGGTTTTCCTCAATGATGAGCGGGTCGCTACTGGCATTGGCGCTTCGAAGCAGGAAGCCGAAGAAGCAGCCGCCCGCAAAGGCCTCGAAGTAAAAAGCTGGCTGTAA
- a CDS encoding DUF456 domain-containing protein, which produces MSALDLVLITMTTFLMIVGFLGTLVPTLPGLPLLWGVVMIYGITTKFEEIDKNFMILTTLLVGLIILLDLIASLRGTQKIKASFWGAAGAIIGGVVGASFHSLATLVIMPIVGAVIAELLTGRDAIYKVETQNYHFIGFVGGTIVRVAVGVTLIAMFLSKVL; this is translated from the coding sequence ATGAGCGCGCTTGATCTCGTTCTCATTACCATGACTACTTTCCTGATGATTGTCGGCTTTTTAGGTACTCTTGTGCCAACGCTGCCGGGATTGCCGTTGCTCTGGGGCGTGGTCATGATTTATGGCATCACTACTAAGTTTGAAGAAATCGATAAGAATTTTATGATTCTGACGACGTTGCTGGTGGGATTGATTATTCTGCTTGATTTGATTGCCAGCCTACGTGGCACTCAAAAAATTAAGGCGAGCTTTTGGGGTGCGGCTGGAGCGATAATCGGCGGTGTGGTTGGGGCCAGTTTTCATTCATTAGCCACGCTGGTTATTATGCCGATTGTCGGCGCCGTCATCGCCGAACTGCTAACCGGCCGTGACGCGATTTATAAAGTCGAAACGCAGAACTATCATTTTATCGGCTTTGTCGGGGGTACAATAGTAAGAGTAGCCGTAGGCGTGACCTTGATTGCCATGTTTCTGTCGAAGGTGCTGTAG
- a CDS encoding FlgD immunoglobulin-like domain containing protein — translation MRRPAIITVVLLAMLAGPVLGANQSPKYHQGLLFAPYNWALQNYSNFCLKLTDQGKTYVVWANDEGDNAPDDATVDRWRWYCKEGSIAMYFVDTHSWSTAAAFEAYSLTGQTERNNAITAYEATDDWAPGDLWPGQTSDGYDICINPTKISWLLQSGLNTIAIVDGCFSAGWIGTGFANARVAVGFSGSTAGNIYTNTMLSRMNGEGGANLRSASSAIAGIGSGLTYTGSGETVFSPVVTDVNPDPGTLLNDEKTDGWIEFDSAMDTNQDVATRVQASGWAYLTDFWWSGDHRLNYKINLLLPGDFTITCADLTDGSNAILDGNQNPYDTNGQGPNGDDYVYSLASGYTSPNTAATFTGVWAFRDIDGIHVLWLTDPELGSINFQVWGGEHREQLLTTVPAEGGVLPHFYEVVVQSTADFLEVAEKAKDPTTETSSRPFPVSPVPPPELASLRKLNQTVSTWQPTPYTPELPQDRSTTTVLPASHFTYYTSQASWVTIIQPIINYWAQWGWNSQVIVGSNDPNAAKSTFRAAYDANVAAGCSYPPFCTIVGEANQGDRPAANIVGTFYIPDENQQCYWNSCGSDLQMVNFFDEGPECYYSRVYATTTQELNNCVTSTLQYYNGQYVSSPRALAIVGDLSSMCHDVPAPRLLFQEIGGWYTGAGVPFTQLNETSTGCYDYLAKRNMFVAAVQSGVTEIIGTGSLTTREIWPGFFAQLSMGSPLSMSLLPTKQRIVLEFPGCDMADGDRNNPTYYPPLTKRWMVNDPAAGASAVLELSHSRGGSQAFHHRLAREYFSERISPGHWCAQEVYQTAIKRLWKTESMRTYLKLAMAYGFPIPLHDFLSPAGMPDFQPLPDKADLQLTNAPNPGRTTELRYDLPGMARVSLTIYGVSGQRVRTLVTPNVIQSPGSYSLTWDGQNDNGARAQAGVYFVRLELDGRIVTSHKVTLL, via the coding sequence ATGCGCCGCCCAGCAATCATCACCGTGGTCTTGCTGGCAATGCTGGCGGGACCGGTACTGGGGGCTAACCAGTCCCCGAAATACCACCAAGGACTGCTGTTCGCGCCCTACAACTGGGCGCTACAGAACTACAGCAACTTCTGCTTGAAGCTCACCGACCAGGGTAAGACCTACGTGGTCTGGGCCAACGACGAAGGGGACAACGCACCCGACGACGCCACCGTGGATCGGTGGCGCTGGTACTGCAAGGAAGGTAGTATCGCCATGTACTTCGTGGATACCCATTCATGGAGTACGGCGGCTGCCTTCGAAGCATACAGTCTTACGGGGCAGACAGAGCGCAACAATGCGATCACCGCCTATGAGGCGACCGACGACTGGGCACCGGGTGATCTTTGGCCTGGACAGACATCGGATGGATATGACATCTGTATCAATCCCACCAAGATATCCTGGCTGCTCCAGTCGGGGCTGAACACAATCGCCATCGTGGACGGTTGCTTCAGTGCTGGATGGATCGGCACTGGGTTCGCCAACGCCCGGGTTGCCGTCGGTTTCAGTGGCTCAACGGCTGGCAACATATACACCAACACCATGCTCAGCCGTATGAACGGGGAGGGCGGCGCCAACCTTAGAAGCGCCAGCTCGGCCATCGCTGGAATCGGCAGTGGGCTTACTTACACCGGTAGCGGGGAAACCGTATTCTCCCCGGTGGTTACGGATGTCAACCCTGACCCCGGAACACTACTCAATGACGAAAAGACCGACGGTTGGATCGAGTTCGATTCAGCTATGGACACCAATCAAGACGTCGCCACTCGTGTCCAAGCCAGCGGTTGGGCCTATCTAACCGACTTCTGGTGGTCGGGCGACCACCGGCTGAACTACAAGATCAACCTGCTGCTTCCGGGTGATTTCACCATCACTTGCGCAGACTTGACGGATGGCAGTAATGCCATCCTGGACGGCAACCAGAACCCCTATGACACAAACGGACAAGGTCCCAATGGGGACGACTACGTCTACAGCCTGGCCAGCGGCTACACTAGCCCGAACACCGCCGCTACCTTCACCGGTGTGTGGGCGTTCCGGGACATAGACGGAATCCACGTTCTTTGGCTGACGGATCCGGAACTGGGATCGATCAACTTTCAGGTCTGGGGCGGTGAACACCGAGAACAGCTCCTGACAACCGTGCCAGCCGAGGGCGGCGTTCTGCCGCACTTCTATGAGGTGGTCGTCCAGAGTACGGCCGACTTCCTAGAAGTCGCGGAAAAAGCCAAGGATCCCACGACTGAAACCAGTTCGCGGCCATTTCCGGTTTCACCGGTACCACCACCGGAGCTGGCCAGCCTTCGCAAGCTGAACCAAACGGTGTCGACCTGGCAACCAACCCCATACACGCCGGAGCTACCACAAGACCGCTCCACGACAACTGTCCTTCCGGCGTCACACTTCACCTACTACACGTCCCAAGCTAGCTGGGTGACCATCATCCAACCCATCATCAACTACTGGGCTCAGTGGGGCTGGAACTCGCAGGTGATCGTGGGGTCGAACGACCCTAACGCGGCCAAATCAACATTCCGGGCCGCTTACGACGCGAACGTTGCCGCCGGGTGTTCCTATCCCCCATTCTGCACGATCGTCGGGGAAGCTAACCAGGGCGACCGACCCGCGGCTAACATCGTTGGGACATTCTACATTCCCGACGAGAATCAACAGTGCTACTGGAATAGCTGCGGTTCAGACCTGCAGATGGTCAACTTCTTCGATGAAGGACCCGAGTGTTACTACTCCCGGGTCTACGCTACTACAACGCAGGAGCTCAACAACTGCGTCACATCCACACTGCAGTACTACAATGGGCAGTACGTGTCCAGCCCCAGAGCCCTGGCCATCGTTGGCGACCTATCCAGCATGTGCCACGACGTGCCGGCCCCACGCCTCCTCTTCCAGGAGATCGGCGGGTGGTACACGGGTGCCGGGGTACCTTTCACCCAACTCAACGAAACAAGTACGGGCTGCTATGACTACCTTGCTAAGCGCAATATGTTCGTGGCAGCTGTCCAGAGTGGGGTGACCGAGATCATCGGAACCGGCTCGCTGACAACGCGTGAAATCTGGCCCGGCTTCTTCGCTCAACTATCCATGGGCTCTCCGTTATCGATGTCACTGCTTCCCACGAAGCAGCGGATCGTGCTGGAGTTCCCGGGATGCGACATGGCCGACGGGGACCGCAACAATCCCACCTACTACCCGCCGCTCACCAAACGGTGGATGGTGAACGATCCCGCGGCCGGCGCATCAGCCGTGCTCGAGCTGTCTCATTCCCGCGGCGGATCCCAAGCCTTCCACCACCGACTAGCCCGGGAGTACTTCAGCGAAAGGATTTCTCCCGGACATTGGTGTGCACAGGAGGTCTACCAGACCGCAATCAAACGACTCTGGAAGACCGAGTCCATGCGCACCTATCTGAAGCTGGCTATGGCCTATGGTTTTCCCATTCCACTGCACGACTTCCTTAGCCCGGCCGGCATGCCCGACTTCCAACCCCTGCCGGACAAAGCCGACCTGCAGCTGACCAACGCTCCAAATCCTGGCCGGACCACGGAGCTGCGCTACGACCTACCGGGTATGGCGCGTGTATCCTTGACCATCTACGGCGTCTCCGGCCAGCGCGTCCGAACTCTGGTGACACCGAACGTCATCCAGAGCCCCGGATCATACAGCTTGACCTGGGACGGCCAGAATGACAACGGCGCCCGCGCTCAGGCCGGTGTCTACTTCGTTCGATTGGAATTGGATGGGCGGATCGTAACATCGCACAAGGTTACGCTCCTCTAG